One Ignavibacteria bacterium genomic window carries:
- a CDS encoding phosphoglucomutase → MYNKKSGQKIIFGTDGWRGLIDTEINDETISVVARAFVDYLNSKELSNTKVAVAYDGRRNSKSFAEKFSQVLSANKIHVYFSDKIIPTPVLSFFVKKKSLNAGVMITASHNPPQYNGVKFKAHYGGPFLTEETKSVEEFLYLRSYSYDQSNIEIVDMFEPYFHHISRLIDFDKIREARLFPLIDSMSGAGQNLIQKILNENGISAETIFSTPDENFNGRQPEPIAKNLIPLSEQLKSTTKYSVGLATDGDADRCGVMLENGEWLSTQETILYLIDYIVNERKFDGHIVKTSSVTDKVYRFQTDERKVFDVQVGFKYICEKMINEDIAIGCEESGGFGFKFHIPERDGILSSLFILEMLANSGLRKMSEFVAIKRREFGKIFYDRIDLDFERPDRLKKLPAIFKNPPERIGNFEVKKIESFNSSHDEINGLKFYLSGENHWLLIRASETEPIIRFYAEANSDEEVKEILNSGIDLIEKTQT, encoded by the coding sequence ATGTACAATAAGAAATCTGGTCAGAAAATAATCTTTGGAACGGACGGATGGCGAGGTTTAATCGATACTGAGATTAATGACGAAACAATTTCCGTAGTTGCTCGAGCCTTTGTTGATTACCTGAACTCAAAAGAGCTGAGCAATACCAAAGTTGCTGTTGCTTACGATGGAAGGCGAAATTCAAAATCTTTTGCGGAAAAATTCAGTCAGGTTTTATCGGCAAATAAAATACATGTTTATTTTAGCGATAAAATCATCCCAACTCCCGTTCTTTCATTCTTTGTTAAAAAGAAATCTTTAAATGCTGGTGTGATGATTACAGCAAGTCACAATCCTCCACAATACAATGGAGTGAAATTCAAAGCACACTATGGCGGACCATTTCTCACGGAAGAAACAAAATCGGTCGAAGAGTTTCTATATCTTAGAAGTTATTCTTACGATCAGTCTAATATTGAAATTGTTGATATGTTTGAGCCTTATTTTCATCACATTTCCCGGCTGATTGATTTCGATAAAATTAGAGAGGCTCGATTATTCCCATTAATTGATTCGATGAGCGGAGCTGGACAGAATCTTATCCAAAAAATTTTAAATGAAAACGGAATTTCAGCTGAAACTATTTTTTCTACTCCAGATGAAAATTTTAATGGCCGACAACCTGAACCAATTGCAAAAAATTTAATTCCCCTCTCTGAGCAGCTAAAATCAACTACCAAATACTCTGTCGGTCTTGCAACAGACGGAGATGCGGATCGTTGTGGAGTTATGCTTGAAAACGGCGAATGGTTAAGCACGCAGGAGACAATTCTTTATTTAATCGATTATATCGTCAACGAACGAAAATTTGATGGACACATAGTAAAAACTTCTTCTGTTACTGATAAAGTATATAGATTTCAAACAGACGAAAGAAAAGTTTTTGATGTTCAGGTAGGTTTCAAATATATCTGTGAAAAAATGATCAATGAGGATATTGCGATTGGATGCGAAGAAAGCGGCGGATTTGGTTTTAAGTTTCATATTCCAGAAAGAGATGGAATTCTATCATCTCTTTTTATTCTTGAAATGCTGGCAAATTCTGGTTTGAGAAAAATGTCGGAGTTTGTAGCTATAAAGAGAAGAGAATTCGGCAAGATTTTTTACGACCGTATTGATCTTGATTTTGAAAGACCTGACAGACTGAAAAAACTTCCAGCAATATTTAAAAATCCTCCTGAAAGAATTGGAAACTTTGAAGTCAAAAAAATTGAATCTTTTAATAGCAGTCACGATGAAATTAATGGATTAAAATTTTATCTCTCAGGCGAAAATCATTGGCTTCTAATTCGTGCATCGGAAACTGAACCCATAATCAGATTTTACGCTGAAGCAAATTCTGATGAAGAAGTCAAAGAAATTCTAAACTCAGGAATTGACTTAATTGAAAAAACACAGACATAA
- a CDS encoding HAD family phosphatase — protein sequence MNIKIINSQEASENLLSLSDEFVIIKNPDFIFPGYEVVPLAKKIFNPENFIAAVMDMDGTTTTTEELCVESLEFMIRKMSGLLTRDQWIGLNEKDYPNVIGNSTTKHVEYLINTYRSLIKFEETINSFVSSIIWTLRKGRSEQRKNEVKDLLKSFDIENAFENFLINLNEEKISNENFKNLANNILNRINLNDTSTLTKIGIEIYYQHYHQYLLNLSSGQRSSKKLIEPLPGVAITLSLIKGLLGEEAEKLSDKLIEEYKRKNPQTNLQIDFNEAKNKLKKLGTYFESNPVKTAVVTSSIFYEADIVLTEVFDQIKQEIKDWNISSERKEKIINKFSSYQNFYDAVVTATDAYEFRLKPHRDLYSIALHKLGISKKDFSKVIGFEDSQCGTIAIRAAGIGCCIAVPFPQTSGHDLQAASYILWNGLPEFVIKLNCLSRIG from the coding sequence GTGAACATAAAAATTATAAATTCACAAGAAGCATCTGAGAATTTGCTTTCTCTCTCAGACGAATTTGTAATAATTAAAAATCCTGATTTTATTTTCCCCGGTTATGAAGTCGTTCCACTGGCAAAAAAAATTTTTAATCCTGAGAATTTCATTGCTGCGGTTATGGATATGGATGGAACGACAACTACAACAGAAGAACTCTGTGTTGAATCTCTTGAATTTATGATCAGGAAAATGTCAGGATTATTAACCAGAGATCAATGGATTGGACTAAATGAAAAAGATTATCCAAATGTTATTGGAAACAGCACAACAAAACATGTTGAGTATTTAATTAACACTTACAGAAGTTTGATCAAATTTGAAGAGACGATTAATTCATTTGTTAGTTCGATTATCTGGACTTTAAGAAAAGGAAGATCTGAACAACGAAAAAACGAAGTTAAAGACCTATTGAAGAGTTTTGATATTGAAAATGCTTTTGAAAATTTCTTAATCAATTTGAATGAAGAAAAAATTTCAAATGAGAATTTCAAAAATCTTGCAAATAATATTCTCAATCGTATTAATCTGAACGATACCTCTACTCTCACAAAAATTGGAATTGAGATTTATTATCAACATTATCATCAATATCTCTTGAATTTATCTTCGGGTCAAAGAAGCTCAAAAAAATTAATTGAACCTTTGCCGGGAGTTGCAATTACCTTGAGTTTAATCAAAGGTCTGCTCGGCGAAGAAGCAGAAAAACTCTCTGACAAATTGATTGAAGAATATAAAAGAAAAAACCCGCAGACCAATTTGCAAATAGACTTTAATGAAGCAAAAAATAAATTGAAAAAACTCGGAACTTATTTTGAAAGTAATCCAGTTAAAACTGCCGTTGTCACATCATCTATTTTTTATGAAGCTGACATTGTCTTAACTGAAGTATTTGATCAAATAAAACAAGAAATAAAAGACTGGAATATTTCTTCTGAACGGAAGGAAAAAATCATAAATAAATTCTCTTCTTATCAAAATTTTTACGACGCTGTTGTAACCGCAACCGATGCATACGAATTTCGATTAAAACCGCATAGAGATCTTTATAGTATTGCATTGCATAAACTCGGTATCTCAAAGAAAGATTTTTCAAAAGTTATAGGATTTGAAGATAGTCAGTGTGGAACAATTGCTATTCGAGCTGCTGGAATTGGATGTTGTATTGCTGTCCCATTTCCGCAAACGAGCGGTCACGATCTTCAAGCAGCCTCTTACATATTGTGGAATGGGTTGCCAGAATTCGTAATAAAACTTAATTGTCTTTCAAGAATTGGGTGA